A window of Drosophila subobscura isolate 14011-0131.10 chromosome E, UCBerk_Dsub_1.0, whole genome shotgun sequence contains these coding sequences:
- the LOC117890121 gene encoding serine-rich adhesin for platelets isoform X1, giving the protein MSSGLMSCVRENSPPLELELDASADGPLSLPEGNISRSHGGPRSGPGPATSTPISSPGNDGHEPANAEQQLQQQQQQQKRRRFHPLRNLRRIFRRRTINSSADSPTASQSPTTPGPGPGSCNTLPPPVSSSSEKNLRSVTAPASSAIASSPTSPQNHQSLGESYQTQSLPKSKSYGSHRDELLSVLLGKKRASKQAQHSDQQQQQQQQQQFPADAMYQTHRQQMGVGVAVFPETRSLSRSSYFSEQRHQQRHLRSVGDSSQELGVEREGNSNASTDSGGATADISDSQRSLSEGRLLDVDGDYSRETLSQSHDSVFSESATASSLSIVLKAELTDVLRKRRNRPDASDEDLGLPRSPASPQRRVAGGQSQSRGAAPGHSQLRGHSQSEVSSLSLQSVNSAEETEDSQSNGHSHSHSQSQSQSHRYHSRVSTSSSVSMGSDILRPHHEDEVDAVGTERHRLSHAAAKHKMAIRPAKKKGPSRQHRRTLESSIPEANEDLQKTCPALRAVRDADLKSRTRSLPPKALPAIVSSPSPSTTTITAANCSSSSSSSSSSITTKRTKTIEQATRTTTSSSTSQIFGLRSPTTTTATTINKANTVLESRGESSTDGDDALAASESAESGLLRRLIHRNSKRSIARANDGLEDTDSSQSVAKKLQISSSCLDAAFRESLPIPDKSRTATSHQQHVEHVQETRQMIKREIHNEASHSHGHGRNAIVSDLGVGIGLGLGTTAQPQMASKPKSGPAARQRYIPQELGASAPAATLSSSHSNDVTNLLSKSTRGNDTFQSTTLVREQQVKAETTDRAHFERKPRIVGLSAFQQKLSRSSDSMGHNSSSSNSLETSTDEPSPLYYEEKQRKTVEKSRSFRNYQEERESVVESTVVHNHMPSLPDLSISFRLPSYYKQPSPRSPPQSPRSPLSPNTKCVSLGFEINDNKLLQGRAESAGQLPALAKISPQRSNKLLVQSSPGPANISQIEQNIDMIVKSPLVSVLRKSAAATVSEQLPVEQTAPTAKLQPERPKLLDLGKKNMTSTAMAICSPSPASPLSKSAKLSHSPPRTPAKSSSSNHSNNNNSCGSSRRNSSNVESPAEPEFMKIQLNRVDQASLHKKCNHLVLAKNLKSPSERSQSNDDLSSRRSSGASVEVVEQTGIPVGPSAVPLNLRQALEPNLGRQLRSVSASSVRTSFGSSSGSSEGLSSANTPATTPSTPKSNGIPVPKLEAAPREQRSSQKESKVNRLSLEERKRLFLNEERTERPAVEQRKQSVGKAETPPAVSAPAPATPPKTPELTEVNGNANPVVLRKKSFASCNGNPSPNKDDPTPELMKVFARRSLKVKDEEVVAPSQSVSKKISAPSGSQSVDSDKENQSNSEEKLDKLSPKYEAQISGEFTKTASQHPSNNRNSVDFRNLNTSSNHNNNNISSNLQKAVNGQQSVVTYLPPIKVSNGVRNSNNNGGAKPASDRMSLQMKQTTPSTGSVPAVPQATPPTTGSVTQATGAMSMSGKPIERSATVGEFKGIHQRRAEWEQRAKEALK; this is encoded by the exons ATGTCTTCCGGCCTGATGTCGTGTGTGAGGGAAAACTCGccgccgctggagctggagttggatgCGAGTGCCGATGGTCCATTGTCACTGCCGGAGGGCAACATCAGCAGGTCGCATGGAGGGCCCAGGTCTGGGCCTGGTCCCGCCACCTCCACGCCTATTTCGAGCCCCGGAAACGATGGCCACGAGCCTGCAAATGCTG AACAacaactccagcagcagcagcagcagcagaagcgtcGTCGCTTCCATCCGCTTCGTAACCTGCGCCGCATCTTCCGGCGTCGCACCATCAACAGCTCTGCGGACAGCCCGACAGCTAGCCAATCCCCAACTACACCCGGTCCAGGTCCTGGCTCCTGCAACACCCTGCCGCCGCCGgtcagcagctccagcgaaAAGAATCTGCGCAGCGTGACCGCTCCAGCGTCTTCGGCCATCGCCTCCTCGCCGACTTCACCGCAGAACCACCAGTCGCTGGGCGAGAGCTACCAGACGCAGTCGCtgcccaagtccaagtcctaCGGATCGCACCGCGATGAACTGCTGAGCGTGCTCCTGGGCAAGAAGAGGGCCAGCAAACAGGCGCAACAcagcgaccagcagcagcagcagcagcagcagcaacagttccCGGCGGACGCCATGTACCAGACACATCGCCAGCAGATGGGCGTCGGCGTGGCCGTCTTTCCCGAGACCCGTAGTCTGAGCCGCAGCAGCTACTTCTcagagcagcggcaccagcagAGGCACCTGCGAAGCGTCGGCGACTCCTCACAGGAATTGGGCGTGGAGCGGgagggcaacagcaacgccaGCACTGATAGTGGTGGCGCCACCGCCGACATCTCCGATAGCCAGCGCAGCCTCAGCGAGGGCCGCCTCCTAGATGTCGATGG GGACTACTCTCGTGAGACTCTTTCGCAGTCCCACGACAGCGTCTTCTCCGAATCGGCGACGGCCAGCAGCCTGTCGATTGTCCTGAAG GCGGAGCTCACAGACGTTCTGCGCAAGCGACGCAATCGACCCGATGCCTCCGACGAAGATCTGGGCCTGCCCCGCAGTCCGGCATCGCCGCAGAGACGAGTGGCGggaggccagagccagagccgcgGTGCCGCCCCAGGTCACAGTCAGCTCCGTGGACACAGCCAAAGCGAGGTGTCCTCGTTGAGTCTTCAGAGCGTGAACAGCGCCGAAGAAACGGAGGACAGCCAGAGTAAcggccacagtcacagccacagccagagccagagccagagccacaggtACCACTCGCGGGTGTCGACCAGCTCCTCCGTCTCGATGGGCTCGGACATACTGCGCCCGCACCACGAGGACGAGGTGGATGCGGTCGGCACGGAGCGCCACCGGCTGTCCCATGCGGCGGCCAAGCACAAGATGGCCATCAGACCCGCCAAGAAGAAGGGGCCCAGCAGACAACACCGCAGGACCTTGGAG TCCTCCATACCTGAAGCCAACGAGGATTTGCAGAAGACGTGCCCGGCACTGAGGGCAGTCCGTG ATGCTGACCTCAAGAGCAGGACGCGATCTCTGCCACCCAAGGCGTTGCCTGCCATTGtctccagtcccagtcccagcaccACAACCATAACGGCCGCCAACtgtagctccagctccagctccagctctagTTCCATCACGACGAAGCGGACCAAAACCATCGAGCAGGCGACAAGAACGACCACGTCTTCCAGCACGTCGCAGATCTTTGGACTGCGATCACCCACCACGACCACCGCTACCACCATCAACAAGGCGAACACCGTGCTCGAGAGTCGGGGCGAGTCCTCCACGGACGGTGACGATGCCCTGGCTGCCAGCGAGAGCGCTGAGAGCGGACTCCTGAGGCGACTTATCCACAGGAACTCAAAGCGCAGCATTGCCCGGGCTAACGATGGCCTCGAGGATACCGACTCCAGCCAGAGCGTGGCCAAGAAGCTTCAGATATCCAGCTCCTGCCTGGATGCGGCCTTCCGGGAGTCACTGCCGATACCGGACAAGTCGCGCACCGCAACCTCCCACCAACAACACGTGGAGCATGTCCAGGAGACCCGCCAGATGATCAAGCGTGAAATCCACAACGAGGCCAGTCACAGTCACGGCCACGGGCGCAACGCCATAGTCAGCGACTTAGGGGTAGGgatcgggctcgggctcggtaCTACTGCCCAGCCGCAGATGGCTTCCAAACCCAAGTCGGGACCAGCGGCTCGCCAACGCTACATCCCTCAAGAGCTTGGAGCCAGCGCGCCCGCCGCCACTCTGAGTAGCAGCCACTCGAACGACGTGACCAATCTACTGTCAAAGAGCACCCGGGGCAACGACACCTTTCAATCCACAACCCTGGTGCGCGAGCAGCAGGTCAAGGCCGAGACCACGGATCGAGCGCACTTCGAACGAAAGCCACGGATCGTGGGCCTCAGCGCCTTCCAGCAGAAGCTGTCACGCTCCAGTGACTCGATGGGGCAcaactccagctcctcgaACTCGCTGGAGACCAGCACGGACGAGCCCTCGCCGCTGTACTACGAGGAGAAGCAGCGCAAGACGGTGGAGAAGTCGCGCAGTTTCCGCAACTACCAGGAGGAGCGCGAGTCCGTGGTCGAGTCCACGGTCGTGCACAACCACATGCCCAGTCTGCCCGATCTCTCGATCAGCTTCCGCCTGCCCTCCTACTACAAGCAGCCCTCGCCCCGCTCTCCGCCGCAGTCCCCGCGCTCCCCCCTCTCGCCGAACACCAAGTGCGTGTCCCTGGGATTTGAGATCAACGACAACAAGCTGCTGCAGGGGCGCGCTGAGTCTGCGGGCCAGTTGCCGGCGCTGGCAAAGATCTCGCCGCAACGGAGCAACAAGCTCCTTGTCCAGTCCAGCCCCGGTCCAGCCAACATCTCCCAGATAGAGCAGAACATCGACATGATCGTCAAGTCGCCGCTGGTGAGTGTCCTGCGCAagtcggcagcagcaacggtcAGCGAGCAGCTACCCGTGGAGCAGACCGCTCCAACGGCCAAACTGCAGCCGGAGCGCCCAAAGCTACTGGATCTCGGAAAGAAGAACATGACCAGCACAGCCATGGCCATCTGCAGTCCCAGCCCGGCCAGCCCTCTGAGCAAGAGTGCCAAGCTCTCGCACAGTCCGCCCAGAACTCCGGCcaagagcagctccagcaaccacagcaacaataacaacagctgTGGGAGCAGCCGTCGCAACTCGAGCAACGTGGAGAGTCCCGCGGAGCCGGAGTTTATGAAGATTCAGCTGAACCGCGTGGATCAGGCGAGCCTGCACAAAAAGTGCAACCACCTGGTTCTGGCCAAGAACCTGAAATCGCCCAGCGAGCGAAGCCAGAGCAACGATGACCTCAGCTCGAGGCGGAGCAGTGGGGCCAGCGTGGAGGTCGTGGAGCAGACGGGGATACCCGTGGGTCCTAGCGCGGTTCCACTCAACCTTAGGCAGGCCCTGGAGCCGAATCTGGGCAGGCAGCTGCGATCTGTGAGCGCGTCCAGCGTGCGGACcagctttggcagcagcagcggcagcagcgaagGCCTCTCGTCAGCGAACACGCCTGCTACGACACCCAGTACACCAAAGAGCAACGGCATCCCCGTTCCCAAGTTGGAGGCAGCACCGAGggagcagcggagcagccAGAAGGAGAGCAAGGTAAACCGCCTCTCGCTGGAGGAGCGCAAGCGACTGTTCCTCAACGAGGAGAGAACGGAACGGCCTGCAGTGGAGCAGCGGAAGCAGTCAGTTGGCAAGGCGGAGACGCCGCCGGCAGTGagtgctccagctcctgccacTCCGCCGAAGACACCGGAGCTGACCGAAgtcaatggcaatgccaatccCGTGGTGCTGCGCAAGAAGTCCTTTGCTAGCTGCAATGGCAACCCCTCGCCAAACAAGGACGACCCCACGCCGGAACTGATGAAAGTGTTTGCCCGCCGTTCGCTCAAGGTGAAAGATGAGGAGGTGGTAGCCCCTTCCCAGTCAGTGTCCAAGAAGATATCAGCGCCCAGTGGCAGCCAGAGTGTGGACAGTGACAAGGAGAACCAGTCCAACAGCGAGGAGAAGCTGGACAAACTGTCGCCCAAGTACGAGGCGCAGATCAGCGGGGAGTTTACCAAGACAGCCTCCCAACATCCCAGCAACAACCGGAACTCGGTGGACTTCCGGAATCTCAACAcaagcagcaaccacaacaataacaacatcAGCAGTAATCTGCAGAAGGCGGTCAATGGACAGCAGTCGGTGGTTACCTACCTACCCCCCATCAAGGTCAGCAATGGTGTCCGG aacagcaacaacaatggaggCGCCAAGCCCGCGAGCGATCGCATGTCCTTGCAAATGAAACAGACTACCCCATCGACAGGATCAGTTCCGGCGGTGCCACAGGCAACTCCACCCACAACAGGGTCAGTGACGCAAGCCACAGGtgccatgtccatgtctgGCAAGCCAATCGAGCGATCCGCGACAGTGGGCGAGTTCAAGGGCATCCATCAGCGCCGTGCCGAGTGGGAGCAGCGCGCCAAGGAGGCCCTCAAGTAG
- the LOC117890121 gene encoding serine-rich adhesin for platelets isoform X2 yields the protein MSSGLMSCVRENSPPLELELDASADGPLSLPEGNISRSHGGPRSGPGPATSTPISSPGNDGHEPANAEQQLQQQQQQQKRRRFHPLRNLRRIFRRRTINSSADSPTASQSPTTPGPGPGSCNTLPPPVSSSSEKNLRSVTAPASSAIASSPTSPQNHQSLGESYQTQSLPKSKSYGSHRDELLSVLLGKKRASKQAQHSDQQQQQQQQQQFPADAMYQTHRQQMGVGVAVFPETRSLSRSSYFSEQRHQQRHLRSVGDSSQELGVEREGNSNASTDSGGATADISDSQRSLSEGRLLDVDGDYSRETLSQSHDSVFSESATASSLSIVLKAELTDVLRKRRNRPDASDEDLGLPRSPASPQRRVAGGQSQSRGAAPGHSQLRGHSQSEVSSLSLQSVNSAEETEDSQSNGHSHSHSQSQSQSHRYHSRVSTSSSVSMGSDILRPHHEDEVDAVGTERHRLSHAAAKHKMAIRPAKKKGPSRQHRRTLESSIPEANEDLQKTCPALRAVRDADLKSRTRSLPPKALPAIVSSPSPSTTTITAANCSSSSSSSSSSITTKRTKTIEQATRTTTSSSTSQIFGLRSPTTTTATTINKANTVLESRGESSTDGDDALAASESAESGLLRRLIHRNSKRSIARANDGLEDTDSSQSVAKKLQISSSCLDAAFRESLPIPDKSRTATSHQQHVEHVQETRQMIKREIHNEASHSHGHGRNAIVSDLGVGIGLGLGTTAQPQMASKPKSGPAARQRYIPQELGASAPAATLSSSHSNDVTNLLSKSTRGNDTFQSTTLVREQQVKAETTDRAHFERKPRIVGLSAFQQKLSRSSDSMGHNSSSSNSLETSTDEPSPLYYEEKQRKTVEKSRSFRNYQEERESVVESTVVHNHMPSLPDLSISFRLPSYYKQPSPRSPPQSPRSPLSPNTKCVSLGFEINDNKLLQGRAESAGQLPALAKISPQRSNKLLVQSSPGPANISQIEQNIDMIVKSPLVSVLRKSAAATVSEQLPVEQTAPTAKLQPERPKLLDLGKKNMTSTAMAICSPSPASPLSKSAKLSHSPPRTPAKSSSSNHSNNNNSCGSSRRNSSNVESPAEPEFMKIQLNRVDQASLHKKCNHLVLAKNLKSPSERSQSNDDLSSRRSSGASVEVVEQTGIPVGPSAVPLNLRQALEPNLGRQLRSVSASSVRTSFGSSSGSSEGLSSANTPATTPSTPKSNGIPVPKLEAAPREQRSSQKESKVNRLSLEERKRLFLNEERTERPAVEQRKQSVGKAETPPAVSAPAPATPPKTPELTEVNGNANPVVLRKKSFASCNGNPSPNKDDPTPELMKVFARRSLKVKDEEVVAPSQSVSKKISAPSGSQSVDSDKENQSNSEEKLDKLSPKYEAQISGEFTKTASQHPSNNRNSVDFRNLNTSSNHNNNNISSNLQKAVNGQQSVVTYLPPIKVSNGVRNSLTSNTNSNSNSNNNGGAKPASDRMSLQMKQTTPSTGSVPAVPQATPPTTGSVTQATGAMSMSGKPIERSATVGEFKGIHQRRAEWEQRAKEALK from the exons ATGTCTTCCGGCCTGATGTCGTGTGTGAGGGAAAACTCGccgccgctggagctggagttggatgCGAGTGCCGATGGTCCATTGTCACTGCCGGAGGGCAACATCAGCAGGTCGCATGGAGGGCCCAGGTCTGGGCCTGGTCCCGCCACCTCCACGCCTATTTCGAGCCCCGGAAACGATGGCCACGAGCCTGCAAATGCTG AACAacaactccagcagcagcagcagcagcagaagcgtcGTCGCTTCCATCCGCTTCGTAACCTGCGCCGCATCTTCCGGCGTCGCACCATCAACAGCTCTGCGGACAGCCCGACAGCTAGCCAATCCCCAACTACACCCGGTCCAGGTCCTGGCTCCTGCAACACCCTGCCGCCGCCGgtcagcagctccagcgaaAAGAATCTGCGCAGCGTGACCGCTCCAGCGTCTTCGGCCATCGCCTCCTCGCCGACTTCACCGCAGAACCACCAGTCGCTGGGCGAGAGCTACCAGACGCAGTCGCtgcccaagtccaagtcctaCGGATCGCACCGCGATGAACTGCTGAGCGTGCTCCTGGGCAAGAAGAGGGCCAGCAAACAGGCGCAACAcagcgaccagcagcagcagcagcagcagcagcaacagttccCGGCGGACGCCATGTACCAGACACATCGCCAGCAGATGGGCGTCGGCGTGGCCGTCTTTCCCGAGACCCGTAGTCTGAGCCGCAGCAGCTACTTCTcagagcagcggcaccagcagAGGCACCTGCGAAGCGTCGGCGACTCCTCACAGGAATTGGGCGTGGAGCGGgagggcaacagcaacgccaGCACTGATAGTGGTGGCGCCACCGCCGACATCTCCGATAGCCAGCGCAGCCTCAGCGAGGGCCGCCTCCTAGATGTCGATGG GGACTACTCTCGTGAGACTCTTTCGCAGTCCCACGACAGCGTCTTCTCCGAATCGGCGACGGCCAGCAGCCTGTCGATTGTCCTGAAG GCGGAGCTCACAGACGTTCTGCGCAAGCGACGCAATCGACCCGATGCCTCCGACGAAGATCTGGGCCTGCCCCGCAGTCCGGCATCGCCGCAGAGACGAGTGGCGggaggccagagccagagccgcgGTGCCGCCCCAGGTCACAGTCAGCTCCGTGGACACAGCCAAAGCGAGGTGTCCTCGTTGAGTCTTCAGAGCGTGAACAGCGCCGAAGAAACGGAGGACAGCCAGAGTAAcggccacagtcacagccacagccagagccagagccagagccacaggtACCACTCGCGGGTGTCGACCAGCTCCTCCGTCTCGATGGGCTCGGACATACTGCGCCCGCACCACGAGGACGAGGTGGATGCGGTCGGCACGGAGCGCCACCGGCTGTCCCATGCGGCGGCCAAGCACAAGATGGCCATCAGACCCGCCAAGAAGAAGGGGCCCAGCAGACAACACCGCAGGACCTTGGAG TCCTCCATACCTGAAGCCAACGAGGATTTGCAGAAGACGTGCCCGGCACTGAGGGCAGTCCGTG ATGCTGACCTCAAGAGCAGGACGCGATCTCTGCCACCCAAGGCGTTGCCTGCCATTGtctccagtcccagtcccagcaccACAACCATAACGGCCGCCAACtgtagctccagctccagctccagctctagTTCCATCACGACGAAGCGGACCAAAACCATCGAGCAGGCGACAAGAACGACCACGTCTTCCAGCACGTCGCAGATCTTTGGACTGCGATCACCCACCACGACCACCGCTACCACCATCAACAAGGCGAACACCGTGCTCGAGAGTCGGGGCGAGTCCTCCACGGACGGTGACGATGCCCTGGCTGCCAGCGAGAGCGCTGAGAGCGGACTCCTGAGGCGACTTATCCACAGGAACTCAAAGCGCAGCATTGCCCGGGCTAACGATGGCCTCGAGGATACCGACTCCAGCCAGAGCGTGGCCAAGAAGCTTCAGATATCCAGCTCCTGCCTGGATGCGGCCTTCCGGGAGTCACTGCCGATACCGGACAAGTCGCGCACCGCAACCTCCCACCAACAACACGTGGAGCATGTCCAGGAGACCCGCCAGATGATCAAGCGTGAAATCCACAACGAGGCCAGTCACAGTCACGGCCACGGGCGCAACGCCATAGTCAGCGACTTAGGGGTAGGgatcgggctcgggctcggtaCTACTGCCCAGCCGCAGATGGCTTCCAAACCCAAGTCGGGACCAGCGGCTCGCCAACGCTACATCCCTCAAGAGCTTGGAGCCAGCGCGCCCGCCGCCACTCTGAGTAGCAGCCACTCGAACGACGTGACCAATCTACTGTCAAAGAGCACCCGGGGCAACGACACCTTTCAATCCACAACCCTGGTGCGCGAGCAGCAGGTCAAGGCCGAGACCACGGATCGAGCGCACTTCGAACGAAAGCCACGGATCGTGGGCCTCAGCGCCTTCCAGCAGAAGCTGTCACGCTCCAGTGACTCGATGGGGCAcaactccagctcctcgaACTCGCTGGAGACCAGCACGGACGAGCCCTCGCCGCTGTACTACGAGGAGAAGCAGCGCAAGACGGTGGAGAAGTCGCGCAGTTTCCGCAACTACCAGGAGGAGCGCGAGTCCGTGGTCGAGTCCACGGTCGTGCACAACCACATGCCCAGTCTGCCCGATCTCTCGATCAGCTTCCGCCTGCCCTCCTACTACAAGCAGCCCTCGCCCCGCTCTCCGCCGCAGTCCCCGCGCTCCCCCCTCTCGCCGAACACCAAGTGCGTGTCCCTGGGATTTGAGATCAACGACAACAAGCTGCTGCAGGGGCGCGCTGAGTCTGCGGGCCAGTTGCCGGCGCTGGCAAAGATCTCGCCGCAACGGAGCAACAAGCTCCTTGTCCAGTCCAGCCCCGGTCCAGCCAACATCTCCCAGATAGAGCAGAACATCGACATGATCGTCAAGTCGCCGCTGGTGAGTGTCCTGCGCAagtcggcagcagcaacggtcAGCGAGCAGCTACCCGTGGAGCAGACCGCTCCAACGGCCAAACTGCAGCCGGAGCGCCCAAAGCTACTGGATCTCGGAAAGAAGAACATGACCAGCACAGCCATGGCCATCTGCAGTCCCAGCCCGGCCAGCCCTCTGAGCAAGAGTGCCAAGCTCTCGCACAGTCCGCCCAGAACTCCGGCcaagagcagctccagcaaccacagcaacaataacaacagctgTGGGAGCAGCCGTCGCAACTCGAGCAACGTGGAGAGTCCCGCGGAGCCGGAGTTTATGAAGATTCAGCTGAACCGCGTGGATCAGGCGAGCCTGCACAAAAAGTGCAACCACCTGGTTCTGGCCAAGAACCTGAAATCGCCCAGCGAGCGAAGCCAGAGCAACGATGACCTCAGCTCGAGGCGGAGCAGTGGGGCCAGCGTGGAGGTCGTGGAGCAGACGGGGATACCCGTGGGTCCTAGCGCGGTTCCACTCAACCTTAGGCAGGCCCTGGAGCCGAATCTGGGCAGGCAGCTGCGATCTGTGAGCGCGTCCAGCGTGCGGACcagctttggcagcagcagcggcagcagcgaagGCCTCTCGTCAGCGAACACGCCTGCTACGACACCCAGTACACCAAAGAGCAACGGCATCCCCGTTCCCAAGTTGGAGGCAGCACCGAGggagcagcggagcagccAGAAGGAGAGCAAGGTAAACCGCCTCTCGCTGGAGGAGCGCAAGCGACTGTTCCTCAACGAGGAGAGAACGGAACGGCCTGCAGTGGAGCAGCGGAAGCAGTCAGTTGGCAAGGCGGAGACGCCGCCGGCAGTGagtgctccagctcctgccacTCCGCCGAAGACACCGGAGCTGACCGAAgtcaatggcaatgccaatccCGTGGTGCTGCGCAAGAAGTCCTTTGCTAGCTGCAATGGCAACCCCTCGCCAAACAAGGACGACCCCACGCCGGAACTGATGAAAGTGTTTGCCCGCCGTTCGCTCAAGGTGAAAGATGAGGAGGTGGTAGCCCCTTCCCAGTCAGTGTCCAAGAAGATATCAGCGCCCAGTGGCAGCCAGAGTGTGGACAGTGACAAGGAGAACCAGTCCAACAGCGAGGAGAAGCTGGACAAACTGTCGCCCAAGTACGAGGCGCAGATCAGCGGGGAGTTTACCAAGACAGCCTCCCAACATCCCAGCAACAACCGGAACTCGGTGGACTTCCGGAATCTCAACAcaagcagcaaccacaacaataacaacatcAGCAGTAATCTGCAGAAGGCGGTCAATGGACAGCAGTCGGTGGTTACCTACCTACCCCCCATCAAGGTCAGCAATGGTGTCCGGAACAGCCTgaccagcaacaccaacagcaacagcaacagcaacaacaatggaggCGCCAAGCCCGCGAGCGATCGCATGTCCTTGCAAATGAAACAGACTACCCCATCGACAGGATCAGTTCCGGCGGTGCCACAGGCAACTCCACCCACAACAGGGTCAGTGACGCAAGCCACAGGtgccatgtccatgtctgGCAAGCCAATCGAGCGATCCGCGACAGTGGGCGAGTTCAAGGGCATCCATCAGCGCCGTGCCGAGTGGGAGCAGCGCGCCAAGGAGGCCCTCAAGTAG